In a single window of the Cervus elaphus chromosome 1, mCerEla1.1, whole genome shotgun sequence genome:
- the SLN gene encoding sarcolipin, which translates to MERSTRELCLNFTVVLITVILIWLLVRSSQY; encoded by the coding sequence ATGGAACGATCCACCCGGGAGCTGTGTCTCAACTTCACCGTTGTCCTGATTACAGTTATCCTTATATGGCTCCTTGTGAGGTCCTCTCAGTACTGA